Genomic DNA from Macadamia integrifolia cultivar HAES 741 chromosome 6, SCU_Mint_v3, whole genome shotgun sequence:
cctcaaaccttgatgacataacctttgggaaagtatcacctttactgttggagaagatacaatcgaactgaatgtaccactttggtgggtttcactcagttctatcatatctttcccattggagatgtatatctttatgttcaaaacatacatataaatgtcactaggacaacaataaccatacaagagtcacaaccgcaactacattcctatcctttgggctaagaatgcactggtcctcttgtaaatttatatttactgtgaaaagaacaataacttttgaaatcccctcacctttgggcttaggaacctctaggttactgtcattttcttaactttggtgacattacctttgggcaaatgtcacctacattgcttccctgtggaaaatcatgaaataataagatgtaccactttggtggattccacctcatcatttcatggtttcctaaagcaaaattactttgcaactaagaatgagcggaagcttacacccttttccatattaacatatctcaattttaaaaaaaaattctcaatttcatggtaaccaataacatatatatatatttttcaaagcattgatttatgctattttgtttcaatgattgaaactaaatacaacataaaatttcaaataaacatgtcatattaaaaattagatcattaaatgtggcccgaaacaagaaatccaacgcaaaaaacagatttcaatttggccttaaaacgaacctttaaatgaaatttaaagtagtttaaataaaaaagaacccaaaaggaacaaattgaaaccaaatacaacataaaatttcaaacaaatatgtcatattaaaaattaaatcattaaatgtggctcgaaacaaggaatccaacgcaaaaaacagatttcaatttggccttaaaacgaacctttaaatgaaatttaaagtagtttaaataaaaacccaaaatgaacaaaaaccaaacaagcctttgagttttttttttttaaatcaatcaaaaccaaccggttcggccatatgagttccgggtcaattggtcaacgacccggtcaacctttgaccgagtcaaatagtacatatgagttgacccactgtgtcgcCGGTTCgaatcggtagggtttccgagttgaaccggcgatgactcgccgccttttttttatttttttttatttttctctctcctccggcagccgattTCCGACGGCACGTGCcgacgcgtccggaggtttccggtgactttcGGCATACCGCcgtgaccgtcttctcgtgatctacaactttcgtgaagaaagttttcccatacaggatctttaagtgatggtaaaattacgatttttatgattttcatgatttttaatcaaatcaggttttaagtaacaatcaaaatcctcatgtataagaaaaattcaatcgattcttgtcccatgtggtctgctctgataccacttgttagaactccctatgggtttccgtttgaaaccctattgaggaaaccacacaggaaaaacaagaacacgaatctaataaaattatggaggatcgaattatacctttcacctagtatgctgaagatgattgatgttggtcactcccactttcgctctcttggcttggctatggatcttctacagccccttaaacctccttggttctttcactttagtggtaaagtggggaagagtgaataatggttgtagggacccaaaacctagtatttataatactatcctgcactcaaaaccctaaaccacaatgggttgagccagcatatccctaagcttgagagtggaccgaaccggttcatgcaatttgactctcacccatttaatcaacccgaataattaatttagcccataaatccaacatggTCATTCATTTTCAATATTCTTTAACAATATCATGCTCTACTATCTCTAACTCTTTGATCCAATAACATCTTCAATTACTAGGCCCATAAGTTGAATTAAAACCCCAACgcctagaaaataaaataatatattaaaccTCACTCAAACTTCATCATCATAATGaacccattctttttttttttttggtagaaacaaaATTTACTGATAAGTATGTATACAACCAATGGCATCAGATGAGCACAGTTCGTGAAGCTAAGGAGTGGTAAGCGGCCAATCTTGCATACACACGACAGACAGGGGCCTTCCTAGCAAAGGTATCGGCAACATGGTTCGTAACCCTTGAAATGTAATGAAATGAAACAGATACAAATGAATTAGATAAGAAATGTACATCAGATAGACTACTAATGAGTTAAGTGGAGGTACTCAACCTTGTTCATTGATGAAGTTGATAATGAATCCATTCTGACTGCCACATAGATGAAGACCAAAACCCTATGAGGTAATATGACATGAGatatgaataattttttaaaatcaattcaTGCACTTTATTACTGATACAGTACCAATTCAAACAATCCGATCCAACTTTATTCTCATGATCGACAAGCAAACTATAATGACTCCACTTGATATgtatatttattaataattaaatgcaCAACCGGATCCATATAAAGCCCATCATTATTTTAAAAGAAACTTGAAACAGTTTCCCTTTATCccaattcaattttattttattattatcatttaatAACATGACAAGGGAATCCCTTCTTCTCAAAATGAAACAGAGGCTGAGTAAGATCTGTAACAACCACCAGCAAAGGTTGGTCACAGCGAGCGATTTACAGGGAattccttagaaaaaaaaacaaaaaacaaaaaaaaaacaaaaaatagtgaAACCTGTGACTTCTTAGAAGCCCACGGTCAAGGTAAGGGAATCAAGTCCATAGGAATATCAGCCATGGTTTCGACCAATGTCCGTAACAACCATTATTTTAAGTTGAATCGGCCAGCAATATaagtaataaaataatagaaaattacaGTTTATCGTCTTCATGaaccgctctgataccattgatagaaaacatATACGCAATACATCGCATAGAGATCAAATAAGCATACAATACAATTACTATGTAGACAAGAAcagcatacctgaatccatggttgtaGCAAAATAATCCCTTGTTGCAACATGAATGCCgttgttggtctggtctacgcTCTTTCCCTTCTCACTTTAGGTTTCTCTAGTCATTCACTTAATGAGCTAGTGATAACTATGTATAAGGGGGTGAGTGTAAGGACCAACCCTacaagaaaattagggtttctttcccattaaggaaacaataccttaggtccacacatagtattGTGTATTTCATAGCACTAAGGTGTGCTattagaatccaatatctctatagagatcacttaccaatattGGATCCTTTCTGcatactccatctgtagtcaacacaaTTAAActggttttggaaacaaatcttggactatgttagcccacctaattgaaaatcttacagACGTACCCttgtgttagatcaaacaccaagaaatacgaaaataaaatagacaaaagatccaCACGACATAGAGATtcaacgaggttcacacaccagtgtggtatgctacatcctcgggcgaagaagatgtttcactatgtagaagagagattacacctaagCAGCCGCGAGAAAACTTGCCCTGAAATCCTAACtcgaaaaaacccccaaaatacaatgactttctcaacaagacaatagtacattatacaCTCCAAGTAGCGGGTTGACCCATTGGGTCATGTCGATCTGGTCGAACCATACTCCCATATGAGATCAGTgatatcggcccaacccctctgcttctatcacagatctcagaaaacttttcATTCgaatcgccaccaaaatatgtcagagcgggtcaatcttcaaaatgggtcaagaattcgagacaaactcaACACCTTGTCTTCTCATCCGCACTGAATGTGGACGTCCTCTAAGTTTTGGCATAGCACaatcttcaatattttttcCATTGCTTTCTCATTTGAGCTCGGAATCATTTGATTAATCTTCTAGAGCCAAGATTTTTACTCTTTATAGCAGAGACCAATTATGAACGTAGGCATCTCTTATAACCTCATGGATCTGCTTACCATGCAGAAGCATGAAATTCTACAACATGGACAAGTCCAACTGTCTAAGTCATAACTCTATAATCAAACTCTGATCTCCAAGTCCTTACGGAAGAGGACAATTCGTACAGAAATCATGTTAATCACTTCATGGAAAAACCATTGTATTTGTATGGTAAGGGTATTACTCTGTTAACACTATTGAAATCCTAAATTTGAAAATCTTTCATTATATTTGAAATTATGTTGATGGTGTTTAACTGCTTTTTAACTACGATTATGTGTCCAGACCACGATTTTATGATTTactgataaaataaaaaaaagaaggcataaTGGTTTTCGAATTAGTTGCTATTGAGCTAGTTCCAAGTTCCGAACACATCACTTGCACTCATCATGTAAAGCACAATCTCTCCGTCCCTCTGCAATATCAAGCACCTCACAAACATCGGTCATCACTGACTGAACAGGAATCTTCAGCGAGATCCCCACCTGCCTCACCTTTATCCCTTACCTCCGAATCCCCGACCTCATTGGCAACCGAATTACTGGTCCAATTCCATCCGACATAAGAAGGCTGAAGTAACTCACCATCTTCAAAATCGCCGACAACCTCATCTCCGGCAGGATTTCGGCATCATTGATATTCAACCTTTCCAACTTAACCTCAGCAACAGCCATACCTCCACAATCCCTAACTTCGAAGTGCCATGTGATTTTTGGATACAGATTTTGCCAATCCCTTCCGCTACACAAACCCAATTTCCCCTATTTTTCAGTCCTTGAACTTGGCTATGATCCAGATTCAATTCGGCATCAGCAAGGAAAATGCAGACCCAACAATGGCCACCCAAAGCCTGTGAACGGGCCGGAAGAAGTAACATGCCCACTGTATAAGATCCAGGCTCCTGGTGAACACTATGAGACAATGATTATTTTAGTCAACCATGTACTCTAATAATCCAATGGCACAACATAACAATATAGATTCTACATTTTTAAGCAGGTTACATGCTCAAGAGTTTCCATACTTGATGTTTGATTAAATAACTATGCCAGTCTTAAGTTACTACATTAACTACTTTACAATTCTAAACCATACcccacctatccagaagaaaaTCTAAATCTCTGACCCGTCTGTCTTGAGATACCTCGAAGGACCTGCTTAAAGAAGAATACACATCCCAAAAGTAGCATCTGGAAGATAACAAGTTGAGTTTAGGCCATCACAGCTTATGCTGGAATAACATCCATGTTGCCTAATGGGGTAATCAAAGCATGGACAGGTCCATCCGATGCCTACTCCCAAGTTCTTGGCATCGTCAAAAATTGCCAATTGGGAGTCAATTCTGCATCTCAATTGCATATAAGCagtgaaaatatgatttttgtgtTGAACAGGCACTGGATGAGCTGTGTTGATTTGGTGGTACAATATTATTTGATCCCAAGTAACAATTACATTGCCTTTCTATGATGGTTTCCTTTCTGCCTCTCTCTTCAAAACCCCCTGATAAGCAGGTCTTGGAGGTCTCCCAACTGCTTCCAGTAACCTACTGAACACTACTTTTACAGGGATGCAGGTAACTGTAGTCAGTCCAGTTTCTACCGCTTTAATCAGCCCCTCCACATTACTCTGATTTGCAACCTTTGGGTTGCCAGTCTTGCCATTCAATTTCTGGTCAATGGCAATTGAAGACAATGTCCTTGTTTTCTGGCTAGAAATGCTTACTTTCTTCAAGAGCTTCTTTGGGAACTTCTTCTCTGTTATTGAAGGCCGGCGAATTTGAGACAAGCTCTTTTTCATCAGCCTTGCCTTATGACTTAAATTCCCTGGATATGGCTTCCTGTACAGAGGCTTACTTTGAAGATCTGCGTAAGGATGAAGGTCAGCAGTTTCATCATCCTCCAGTGCAGAAGAAAGTTGAGGACGAGGGACACGGTGCATGGCTGTCCTCCTGGCAGTTCTCCAGACAGGTGGGAGTCCTGTACTTCCATCATTGACCCCATGTTCCACATCAAAACCACCATGCGTAGCAAGAAGTTTTTCAGTGGCACCATCTTCTAATGCTCCAATTTGGATTGGATGCCCAACTATTGCTTTCCCATTCAATCGACTCATTAGAGAAACCAAAGGGACATGCTCTCCTTGGTAGCTTGCTTGGACCTTCAAGTTCACATCAACCAATGTGGATTCCATCCCATTACCAAAGTGATGGCCACCATACATTGGATCAAAGTAATCACCTCGGTTTTCCCAGTATCCTCTTAGAATTGATTGAGACAATCCATCCATCCCCCAAACTGTATCTTCTTCTGAATCGACAGCATTAGTGATGATTCTATTCCAATCTTTGGAAGCAGATTTTGCTGAAGGGTATCTTCTATTTCCAAATCCAGATACTTGGGCCTGCATTGAATCCTTATCAATCAAATCAACCTCATCATAGACATAGTTCAGATCCTTGCCTCCAGGGGAAAAACCTGGTCCAGATGTCCTTTGGTTTAAGTTGTTTTCCCTTCCTTCAAGATATGTTTCACAAATGGATCCATTGGAGAATTTTCCATCCGCTGCCTCCAAGGGCCTCTTGGTCAAATTCCGAACGttccttttccctttctgtTGCCATTTTGATACCTCTAAATCAGCAGCTACAGTTGCAGTCTGGTCAAGCTCCTCACTGCTCATGCTTTCTGATTGCCCTTGAACTTGAAGACCATCAGTGCTCAAGTATCTGCCAGAACTTGGATCCATGGGCTGCACTTGAGTAGTAGCACCTGAATAACAAAAAGGACATTAATTGACAAACTAAGAAGAAATTTTGCGAAGGCCTAGCCTAAAAAATAAACAGGAATGACATAAATGGGACTGTATAAGGGAAAATATAACAACCAAAATACTTCAGGGAAAAATAGAATGAAATAGCAGGACACCCAGAAACAGTCAACTCCAATAAGTTCTCATTTTCTCCTGATCACCATGTTGGGCTGTATGTGCACCTGATCATTTCTTCCATAAGGGAATGTTTGGttagcaaaacaagaaagaaagtaaaacaaactttcaaaattttaaaaaagaagagattttgataaaaatcaaTCAAACTAAGCAATGGCATCTTTTTTCATGACAAACACCATATGGTCTGGAATTCATTTACACGTCAAACCCGACCAAAAAATTTGTTTGGACAATGTCCTAGTGAAAATATATTAACATCTAGAAACATATTACAATAAATAAGGGTAGTTATCCATTGTTAAGTGatgtttccctttttatttttattttttttttaaatctaaatcgCCTGTTCCCACTCAAAGTTGGGAGAGTGTATAGTAATGTCTAGAGTACTGGGTACACATGAATGGACATACATGAGATATGTGCCACAACAAAAGGGAGTATTGGATTGAATTagactgaaatttgacacatggccATTCTAGACcatgtcctctctatccaacAGTCCGAATGGACATATCATCTGTCCACGTGACAGAATGGATGCATTGtgacatttgaaaaaataacagaCATTTGGGGGAATAATAATTCACCTAAAAATAAgtcatctatatatatatatatatattaaataaatcatctatatatatatatattatatcatTAAATAAAGATTTAAACATTTTGTgtccaaacccccccccccaaaaaaaaaaaaaaaaaaaaaaaaacaaaatccaactACGAGCAGAAGAATCAATTGTGTCTTAAGAAACAGAGCAAGTAGTAAAAGAAGATAATGCAGTCGAATTatatcaaaaagaaaatttgaatatGTAACTGAGTCACGAGTGAATAACCTGAAAATACAGTTGTCTCTTCATCCTTGACAGGGACCAGGTAATCCCTCCCAGAATAGTCAGATTCCACATCTTCCATCAATTCATCAGAACTGCATCCTTCTGTCAATGAACCAGGGAGAGGGTGACAATTATCTATTTCAAACTGGGCCTGCAACATTTCCATCTGGTCTGGAGGAGGTTCTGTATGATCCATACCATTTGAATCCACAGGCAAATATACACATTTGCTCCTCTTGGCACGGCAGGCAACCCCTGTCTGTTCTTTTTCACCATGCATAAGGGTAGAGGTAGCATTATCATCAGACTGGAAAGAGTGTGATACTGGCAATTTTGCACTACTCTGTAATACTTGAACAAGAGGACGGCGTCTATCACGTCTCTTAACAATTGATTCCTCAGGCATCCCACCCTGTGACCTTTTTCTTTTGGCAGCCAAAGAATCCTTAATGCTGCTGACATGATTTGCATTCCCCACACTTCGGCCACCATTAGGAAGAATATCCATATGATCAACTACAAAGAGCCTACGAGAACCCTCTGGAGCACTAGAGGCAGAAAGCTTTCTTTTTGAAGAAGCAATCCTCAGCCCAAAATCCTGCAATCCTCTCATCCGAGGTATAGCTTCTGAATTATCTTCCCAGCTCATCTGCTTCCCCTGTTTGACTTTTTGTACATGTAAAGGATCTCCCACATTCTCATCTTGTGATTTGAGATTTCCGAATTGGCTATGATCATTTCCCATTTGAGATGTATTCATCTTTCCATGCATTTTACCGCCTGTAGAATTAGAACCAACATCTAGTTTTTGCTGCTCCTTCTCAAGCTCAAGAGCATGAAGAATAGCATCTTCTCGACGTgcatatttctctcttttctttatagGAATGCCCTGGGATGATTCAGCCCTTTCAATACAATCATCAAATTCCCCACATCGAAATGCCTTGACACGTTTGGATTTCTCTAAATTGTACCAGTCCCTAAAAAGATGTTAGAATGAATTATTAATGAAGAAgtgaaaaaaaaccaaaattcccACACACAAAAAAGGGGGTTTAAAAACTTGTGTCGCTGAGTAACTTTATTCatgaataaatataaaaatgtgATCAACCAGACATGGGATACTTGAGGCATGAGTGCATGGTCAGGAGCACAAAAAGCGCTCTAAACATTTTTCTCTGAGCACTACCACCAAAGCATATTATCAAGGCATCGTCATCAAGGGGAATTAAAACATTGCAGTACATTGTAACAGTTTAACAGAGTATGCTCTGGTCGGTCAAATCCAAACATAACCAAACATAAAGTCACAGGAATACTCCACTGGGATACTACATTCTCATCAGTCATAAATTGTTTGGTTAGTCGAACAAAACTTTATTCTAGAGTTTTATGATGTGTGACTTAATTGCTACTATATAATACAACTCCAATTTGTCCAGCATCTGGACAAAATCCTCTCATAGATTTAGGATGAGATATCATCAAACTCAAACAAATGGTATAATTCTACTGGAAGTTCATGAATATATGTCTGAGAATTGAGATTCAGTAGGAACTCTTGGACATATATAAAGTTAAATTGTATACCATATTGACAGGACTTCTTCAGTAGTGTTGATGAAATGAACTAAGGGTCCATTTAGTTGAAAGGGAAATtgaaggaaagggaagtgaaggttttcaaacctaaaaaagaaacttctGTAATCACTACCCCACATGATTATATCACcgattccatatttgattattaaatttactttactttgcatccaaatcccttgggtttgaaaagtaaaaaattacatctaaaaagaatcattactaaatatggtaagaaatcTATATAGTCTATGCAATCATGTTGAATAATGATTACAtaagtttcctttttaggtTTGATGAGAATTTCACTTCCCTTACCTTACATTTTCCttacaaccaaatggagcctaatAAGGGTTCCAATTGACATCTAGGTGCTGTCGTAGAAAGAGAGAGTGATGTAGATCACATGGCTGGTTTGAAGTATAACCAAAGGAACAACCAGCCCAGCCAGCAGTCCAATCAATCCTAGCGGTTCAAGGCTGGACCAGCTTCTAGAAACTCCAATAATATCTCTACCAATTCTGTTCTGAGTGAGAATTTTGTCTTATTATAAGACTTAATcaacaagaaagagaagaacaatCAATCCTAGAAGATTAGTtcgtttccttttctttgttttattccTTCTTGTCAAGCAAGTAACTCATATTAGGAAAGTCTTAGATCAGAAGTAGATTCCTTTCtgctatttgtttccttttttctacTTTCCTATTTTGTAAGGCAATTCCCAGCCTACTGAAAGGGGTTAGTCATAGCTCTTTGACACacaattgattaatgaaatTTATGAAGTTTGCTCGCCAATCCACTGTTTGAGAGAGACTGAGAGATTGGCTGAGAAAGCTTAGTGTGAGACAGAGACCCATTGGCGGAGATAGCCAAACCCCCATCTACTCCGCATTGCATCTCTACACCCTTCCTCTTCTATTTGTTCTGTTTGCTGAGGTATTAAAGAGGCTTTTAAGCAGTGTCTGAAGACTGTTTCAAGGAGGATATCCCACCTTTATTGCTGCTGC
This window encodes:
- the LOC122082542 gene encoding uncharacterized protein LOC122082542 — its product is MHGKMNTSQMGNDHSQFGNLKSQDENVGDPLHVQKVKQGKQMSWEDNSEAIPRMRGLQDFGLRIASSKRKLSASSAPEGSRRLFVVDHMDILPNGGRSVGNANHVSSIKDSLAAKRKRSQGGMPEESIVKRRDRRRPLVQVLQSSAKLPVSHSFQSDDNATSTLMHGEKEQTGVACRAKRSKCVYLPVDSNGMDHTEPPPDQMEMLQAQFEIDNCHPLPGSLTEGCSSDELMEDVESDYSGRDYLVPVKDEETTVFSGATTQVQPMDPSSGRYLSTDGLQVQGQSESMSSEELDQTATVAADLEVSKWQQKGKRNVRNLTKRPLEAADGKFSNGSICETYLEGRENNLNQRTSGPGFSPGGKDLNYVYDEVDLIDKDSMQAQVSGFGNRRYPSAKSASKDWNRIITNAVDSEEDTVWGMDGLSQSILRGYWENRGDYFDPMYGGHHFGNGMESTLVDVNLKVQASYQGEHVPLVSLMSRLNGKAIVGHPIQIGALEDGATEKLLATHGGFDVEHGVNDGSTGLPPVWRTARRTAMHRVPRPQLSSALEDDETADLHPYADLQSKPLYRKPYPGNLSHKARLMKKSLSQIRRPSITEKKFPKKLLKKVSISSQKTRTLSSIAIDQKLNGKTGNPKVANQSNVEGLIKAVETGLTTVTCIPVKVVFSRLLEAVGRPPRPAYQGVLKREAERKPS